The Desulfobulbus propionicus DSM 2032 DNA segment CTGCCCATTTCGGACGCCGGTATTCTGGTCGACATGATCATCCAGAATACCACCGACGGCAAGCTGACCGACATGACCTTCACCGTGCCGCGCACCGACTATGACCGGGCCATGGACATCCTCAAGGAAGTGGCCGAGGAGATCGGCGCCGAGGCGGTCAGCGGCGACAAGGATATCGCCAAGGTGTCGATCGTCGGCGTGGGCATGCGCAACCATCCTGGCATCGCCTCAACCATGTTCCAGATTCTGGCCAAGGAGGGCATCAACATGATGATGGTCTCCACCTCGGAGATCAAGGTTTCCTGCATCATCGCCGAGAAGTATACCGAACTGGCGGTGCGGGCCCTGCACGACGCCTTTGCCCTGGACAAGGAAAATCTGCCCCTGGAAGAAGAATAGCCCATGGCCCGAGTGATCGAACTGTACGACACCACCCTGCGGGATGGTACCCAGGCCGAGAATTTCAATCTCTCGGTCGACGATAAAATCAAGGTCTGCCGACAGCTTGACCGCATCGGCATCGATTTCATCGAGGGTGGCTGGCCGGGTTCCAATCCGCTAGCGGTGGAGTTTTTCAAGCAGATGCAGGGAGTCGCGCTCAAGCAGGCTCGGCTGGCCGCCTTTGGCTCGACCCGACATTTCCAAAAAAAACCGGATCAGGATGCCAACCTCCAGGCTCTGCTGGCCGCCAAGACACCGGCAGTGACCATCTTCGGCAAGAGCTGGGATATTCATGTGATCGACGCCCTGCGCATCGAATTGGAAGACAATCTGCAGATTATCGAGGACTCGCTGGCCTATCTCCGCCCCCATGTGCGCCACCTGATCTACGATGCCGAGCATTTTTTCGACGGTTTCAAGAACAACCGCGAATACTGTCTGGCTACCCTGGGCAAGGCCATGGCCGGCGGCGCCGAAACCATCGTCCTCTGCGACACCAACGGTGGCACCCTGCCGCACGAGATCCCGGAGATCATGGAACGGGTGCTGCAATACCGCGCCGAGCAGGGCAGCGAAGTGCGTATTGGCATCCATTCGCACAACGATTCGGAAACCGCGGTGGCCAACGCCCTGATGGGGGTGCATTGCGGCGCCGATCACATCCAGGGGACGATCAACGGCTTTGGCGAGCGATGCGGCAACGCCAACCTGACCTCGATCATTCCGGCCCTGATTTTCAAGATGGGACTGGAATGCAAGGTGGGCAAACGGATCGATCAGCTCTACACCACCGCGCGCATGGTCAACGAACTGGCCAACCTGCCGCACAACCGCTACCAGCCCTACGTGGGCGAATCGGCCTTTGCCCACAAGGGCGGAATCCATGTGAGCGCGGTGCAGCGCAACCCCATGACCTACGAGCACATTGCCCCGGAAAAGGTGGGCAACAGCCGACGAGTGCTGATCTCCGATCAGTCCGGCAAATCCAATGTGCTGATGAAGGCTCAGAAATACGGCCTGGATATCGAGGCCGACGACCCGCTGATGACCGAGATCATCAGCCAGCTCAAGGAACTGGAAAATCAGGGCTACCAATACGAGGCGGCCGAGGCCAGCTTCGAGCTGCTGATGCGCCGGGCCCTTGGCCTGCACCGCGATTTCTTCCAGCTGGAAGCCTTCCGGGTGATGAACCATAAGTACGACCTGAACAAGAGCCCCTACACCGAGGCCACCATCCGGTTGTACGTGGACGGCAGCGAAGTCCATACCGCCGCCATGGGCGACGGACCGGTCAACGCGCTCGACCGAGCCTTGCGCAAGGCGCTGACCCGGTTTTATCCCAGCCTGGAAGACATGGAACTCACGGATTACAAGGTGCGGGTGCTCACCGGCGAATACGGCACCGGCGCCAAGGTCCGCGTTCTGGTGGAGAGCAAGGACCTAGAGGACAGCTGGGGCACGGTCGGCGTTTCGGTCAACATCATCGAGGCCAGCTGGCAGGCCCTGGTGGACAGCATCAACTACAAGCTGATGAAGGATGAAAAAGGCCGCTGTTGATGCGCCGGCAACCGCCGAGGAGTGCAAGGACAAGCGGACGCTTGTCCTTTTTCTTTTGGCCTTGCTGATTGTTGCCGTGGACCTGGTTCCCGTGGCGCAACAAAAAGCTTCTCCGTTGTACGGCGTTCGTCTTGAAACGATCGGCGGCGGTTGGCAGGTAATCCGGTTGCCGGCCGGTGGTCCGGAATCAGGAACAGAAAAAACTCCTATATCTCTCTTGGATCCGCAAGGCCCCGCCGCGAACACCCTGCCAGCCCCACTGGCCCTGTTTCTCAACCAGCCGTTGCCGATCAATCGCGCCGACCGGGCAGCGCTGGAAATGCTGCCGGGCGTGGGGCCGCACCTGGCAGCGGCCATCGAGCAAACCCGGCAGCGCCGCGGCCCGCTGACCGGTCCCGAGGACCTGCTCGATGTGCCGGGCATTGGTCCGCAAAGCCTGCAACGCCTCCTGCCCTTGGTCAGTTTTGAATGACCGCCGCAGCCATGCCCATCGCCACGCCTGTCCTGGTCCTGGTCGGACCGACAGCCATCGGCAAGACCGCGCTGTCGCTCGCCATTGGCGAGCGGTTTGACTGCGAGATCATCTCCATGGACTCGATGCAGGTCTATCGGTTCATGGATATCGGTACGGCCAAGGCCAGCCGGGAAGAACGGCAGCGAATCGTCCACCATCTGATCGATATCGTCGACCCGGACGAGCAATACGATGCGGCCCGTTTTGTCGACGATACCCTGACGGCGATCACGGCCATCTCGGCCAGGGGAAAGATTCCCCTGATCACCGGCGGCACCGGCCTCTACCTCTCGGCCCTGGTCAACGGCCTGTTTGACGAGCTCAAGACAAGCGCCGAGCTGCGGCAACATCTTGCGCAACGCCTGCGCGCGGAGGGCAGGGGGGAGCTCTATCTCGAATTGACCACGGTGGATCCGGAAAGCGCGAGGCGCATTCATCCCAACGATACCCAACGGCTGTTGCGCGGCCTGGAAATTTTCCATGCCACCGGCATTCCCTGGTCGGAACACCTGCGCCGGCAGGCCAACGCATCACCGGCGGCGACCTTTTCCCACCTGCTCCAGCTGGGTCTCACCTGCGAGCGGGACACGCTGTACGAGCGCATACGACTTCGCACGCAAGCGATGATGCAGGATGCCTTTGAGGAAGAAGTTGCAGCCTTGCTCGCCCGGGGATACGGTCCGGAACTGCCCTCGATGCAGGCCATCGGCTACCGGCACATGTGCGGCTGTATCCAGGGGCTCTGGGACCGGGAAACAGCCACCGCCGCCCTGATCCAGGACACCCGCCGATATGCCAAGCGGCAGCTGACCTGGTTCAAACACCAGCACCGCATCCACTGGCACCACATCCGGCAACCGGACAAGGTGCTTGCGGATATTGCCGATTTCTTGCATACTGCCCGCTAATTATACGGTTCCTTTGCCCTGTTTTCGCCCATGCAACCGCTTCCCTACATCTTTTCTCCCCATGCCGACAGCCCCCAGGTCAGGCATTTTGGGGCGCTGGTTGCCAAAGAATTCCGCATTCCCCGGCAGCTGGGTGAAATCATGTATCATCGCGGCCTGCGGACCCTCGAGGCAGTGCAGGCATTTCTCTATCCGCAACTGTCGATGCTCCCCTCGCCGGATTCGATGAAGGGAATCGGCGAGGCGGTTGACAGCATCGTCCATGCCTGCACAACGGCCAGTCCCATTTTCATCCACGGCGACTATGATGTCGACGGCATCACCGCCACGGCGCTGCTCACGGTCTTTTTCAACGAAATCGGCATCGACACCCACTATTACATTCCCAACCGCCTGGAGGAACGTTATGGCCTGTCGGTCAGATCGATCGACCGCTTGCTGGCGCAGTCGAGGGAAGCGGGCAGGGGAGGGCTGCTGATCACCGTGGACTGCGGTATCTCGGCCGTGCGGGAAGTGGCCTATGCGCGGGAACGGGGGCTCGTGGTGATCATCACCGATCACCACGAGCCACAGGCCACGCTGCCGTGCGCGGATGCGCTGCTCAATCCGAAGCAGCACGACTGCCGGTTTCCGTTTTCTCAACTCTCCGGGGTTGGTGTTGCCTTCTTCCTGATCGTGGCCCTGCGCAAGGCCTTCATGGAAAGGGGGCTGTTTGCCGCACGGTCGCTGAATCTGAAAAAATATCTCGATCTGGTGGCCTTGGGCACGGTGGCCGACGTGGTGCCGCTGGTTGGCGTGAACCGCATTCTGGTGCGGGCCGGTCTGGAGGTGTTGTCCGCCAAGAATCGGCCGGGATTGTTGTCCTTGTGTGAATGCTGCGGCATTGGTCATCGCGAGATCCTGGCCGAAGACATCTCGTTCAAATTGGCCCCCAGGATTAATGCCGCCGGACGGCTCGGAGTGCCGCGGCTGGGGGTCGAATTGCTGCTGGCGAAAGATCACGCCGGGGCACGGCGGGCCGCCGATGAATTGGAACGGTTGAATACGGCGAGAAAACAGCTGGAAGGCAGCGCCCTTGCCGCCATTGAACAGCAGTGCGCCCACCAGGTCGAAGCGGGAGTCGACGGCCTCGCGGTCTACCACGCCGATTGTCATCCTGGGGTGCTGGGCATCTTGGCCTCCAAAATCGTCGAACGTTTCCACCGGCCAGCGATCATCTTCACCGATGACCAGCAACACAGGGCGGGCACAAACCTGAAAGGGTCGGGTCGATCGGTGGCCGGGGTGCATCTGTTTCACCTGCTTGAACAGTGCAATGGCCTGATCGATCAATTCGGGGGACATGCCATGGCGGTTGGACTCACCATCGACAAGACCTTGCTGCCCTCCTTTGCCGATCTGTTCAACCGCCAGGTAACGACCCGGCACGCCGAGGTGCTACGACAGGGCAGGGGGATCGTCATCGATTGCCACCTCACGGATAAATCGATTTTGACCATGGAATTTGCCTGGGCCTTGCGTCTGTTGCAACCATTCGGCGAAGGCAACCCTGAACCGACCTTCCTGCTGTCACGGGAACAGCTGGTGCAGCCAAAAGGTGTCAATGGGCACCTGCGTTTCCAACTGCGTGGCGCCAACGGTCATGTTTTCCCGGGCATCGGGTTTCGGCTGGCTCCCGCGGGACGAAATTTCCACGGCAGTCAGGATCTGGTCTTTCATCTGAAGCGATCATGGTTCAGAGGAACTGAACAGACCCAGATCCAGGCGCTCCACCTTGTCCCCCATTGATCGGCACCGTCATAGGTAAAATTTAACATAATATATATTATGCGACATTTAACACCCCAAACCGTGGAGACCAAACACCACACATAGCGGACATTACGGCATAAACCGATCGTCCGCCTTTTCATTCATCACTAACCCCAACGAGCATATCGACATGAATCGCGACATCTATCAGGAACCGCTGGTTTCCCGCTACACCAGCCGGGAAATGCAGGAGCTTTTCTCCGAACGCTTCAAATTCACCCATTGGCGCAAATGTTGGGTTGCCCTGGCCGAGGCCCAGCACGAACTGGGGCTTGCCGCGGTGACCGCCGAAATGGTGGCCGAACTGAAGGCCAATGTGGACAACATCAACTTCGAGGTGGCCGCCGCCAAGGAGCGCGAGATTCGCCACGATGTCATGGCCCACGTCTTTGCCTATGGCCAGCAGTGCCCGCTGGCCGAGCCGATTATTCACCTGGGCGCCACCTCGCAGTTCGTGGTCTGCAACACCGATCTGCTGATCCAGAAACGAGCCCTGCATCTGATCAAGCGAGCGCTGCTTACGGTCATCGCCAACCTCGCAGAATTCTGCACCCGACACAAAGACCTGGCCACCCTCGGCTTTACCCATTACCAGCCCGCCCAACCAACTACGGTTGGCAAGCGCAACACCCTGTACCTTCAAGATTTATTAATGGATCTCGAGTACATTGAGCAGCTCGAGGGGCAAATCAAGGCACGGGGGGCCAAGGGCACCGTCGGTACCCAGGCGACCTTTATCGAACTGTTTGCCGGCGACCATGACAAGGTCCGCGAGCTTGATCGGCTGGTGGCCCAAAAAATCGGCTTTGATCAGGTCTTTGCGGTCACCGGCCAAACCTATCCGCGCAAGCTGGACATGAAGACCGCCGAAACCCTGGCCGGTATCGGCGCCTCGGCCCACAAGTTCGCCGTTGACCTGCGCCTGCTCTCCAACCTGAAGGTTCAGGAGGAACCCTTTGAACGCAAACAGGTGGGCAGTTCGGCCATGGCCTACAAACGCAACCCCATGCGCTCCGAGCGGATGACCGGTCTGGCCCGCAAACTCATGGGTCTGCCGGCCAACTTCGCCGCAACTGCGGCCAACCAGTGGTTTGAACGCACCCTCGACGACTCGGCGATCCGCCGCATGGATCTGGCCCAGGCCTTTCTCCTGACCGACGCCATCCTCAAATTGTACATCAACATTACCAACGATATGGTTGTCTATCCGAAGCAGGTTGAGCGCCATCTCAAGGAAGAACTGCCCTTCATGGCCACGGAAAAGATCCTCATGGCCTGTGTCGAACGCGGCAAGAGCCGGCAGGAGATGCATGAGGTCATCCGCGAGCATTCGGTGGCTGCCGGACTGGATGTCAAGAATCAGGGATTGCGCAACAATCTGCTGGAGCGGCTGGCTGACGATGAACGCGTGCCCTTTGATCTCCAGGAGCTCAACGGTCTGATCGGCAATTACCAGCAGTTCACCGGCCGAGCCGCCGAACAGACCACTGAATTCCTCCAGGAGCAGGTGGCGCCGGTGCTGGAACAATACCGCGACTTGCTGGGCGACATCGACGCCACGCTGTCGGTCTGACCTTGGCCGTTCCTCCTGGTATGCGAGCATGACCAATCACGCCCTTGTCGAATGGTACCTGTGCATCCGCCCGGAAAAGATCAGCTGGCTGCGCTTCATCCTTGAAGGATACGACGGTTTGGCCCTGCTCTCAACGGTTTCTGCCCCTACCGGCCTGGTCAGGATGCAGACCCTGGAGTGCCGATTCATGGAAACCATGCGCCTGTTGGAGGCATTGGCTGGCGACCTGTCGCCATACCGGAGGGAGGCTTGAGCAATCAGGTGAACGTTTCGCGGTATCTTCTTCTTTTTCAATGGTTATGAGCAAAAATCTCTATATCAAGACCTTCGGGTGCCAGATGAATGAAAGGGACTCGGAAATCATGGAACAGATGCTGGCGCAGGAGGGGTACGTGCCGGCCGCCAGTCCCGAAGGTGCCGACGTCGTTCTGATCAACACCTGCAGCATCCGGGAAAAGGCCGAGCAAAAAGTGTTCAGCCTTCTGGGGCAGTTGCGCGAGGAAAAGGCGCGTAATCCGAGCCTGCTGCTCGGGGTCACCGGCTGTGTGGCCCAGCAGGAGGGCGAACGGATCCGCGAACGGATGCCTCATGTCGACCTGATCGTCGGCACCCAGCAGATCTACCAGTTACCGGAAATGCTCGCTCGTCTCACCCAAGGCATGACCACCAGGGAAACCGCCACCGACCTGGAAGGCTCCTTTGCCATTCCGCCCTTTCAGAAATTGCTGATTAACACGCCGCCCTCCCCTGCCCCGCACAGCTTTAGACGGTTTGTCACCATCATGCAGGGGTGCAACAACTACTGCAGCTACTGCGTGGTTCCCGGCACCCGCGGCCGGGAAATCAGTCGGCCGGTGGCGGACATCATGGAGGAAGTGGAAATCCTGGTCAGCCAGGGGGTGAAGGAGATCACCCTGCTCGGGCAAAACGTCAACTCCTACGGCAAGACCAACAAGGTAGCCGATACCGAGGTTGATTTTCCGCAGTTGTTGCGACAGGTTGCCTTGGTCAACGGGTTACGGCGGCTGCGCTTCACCACCTCCCACCCCAAGGATCTATCCGAAGCGCTGATGCGCTGCTTTGCCGAGATCGATATTCTTTGTCCGCATTTTCATCTACCGGTGCAGTCCGGGTCCAACGCCGTTCTCCAGCGGATGAACCGCAAATATACCGTGGAGAACTATCTGGAAAAGGTTGCCTCCTTGCGCCGCTTATGCCCGGACATTGCCCTGGCCACCGATATCATCGTCGGTTTTCCCGGCGAGACCGAAGCCGATTTTCAGGCCACCATGGATCTGCTGCAAACCGTTCGATTTCACGGCTCCTTTTCCTTCAAATACTCGGACCGCCCCCATACCCGCTCCGCCGAATTCTCCGACAAGATCCCGGAAGAGGTCAAGGCCAGACGGTTGATGGAGTTTCAATCGCTTCA contains these protein-coding regions:
- a CDS encoding ComEA family DNA-binding protein — protein: MKKAAVDAPATAEECKDKRTLVLFLLALLIVAVDLVPVAQQKASPLYGVRLETIGGGWQVIRLPAGGPESGTEKTPISLLDPQGPAANTLPAPLALFLNQPLPINRADRAALEMLPGVGPHLAAAIEQTRQRRGPLTGPEDLLDVPGIGPQSLQRLLPLVSFE
- the miaA gene encoding tRNA (adenosine(37)-N6)-dimethylallyltransferase MiaA; translated protein: MTAAAMPIATPVLVLVGPTAIGKTALSLAIGERFDCEIISMDSMQVYRFMDIGTAKASREERQRIVHHLIDIVDPDEQYDAARFVDDTLTAITAISARGKIPLITGGTGLYLSALVNGLFDELKTSAELRQHLAQRLRAEGRGELYLELTTVDPESARRIHPNDTQRLLRGLEIFHATGIPWSEHLRRQANASPAATFSHLLQLGLTCERDTLYERIRLRTQAMMQDAFEEEVAALLARGYGPELPSMQAIGYRHMCGCIQGLWDRETATAALIQDTRRYAKRQLTWFKHQHRIHWHHIRQPDKVLADIADFLHTAR
- the recJ gene encoding single-stranded-DNA-specific exonuclease RecJ; the protein is MQPLPYIFSPHADSPQVRHFGALVAKEFRIPRQLGEIMYHRGLRTLEAVQAFLYPQLSMLPSPDSMKGIGEAVDSIVHACTTASPIFIHGDYDVDGITATALLTVFFNEIGIDTHYYIPNRLEERYGLSVRSIDRLLAQSREAGRGGLLITVDCGISAVREVAYARERGLVVIITDHHEPQATLPCADALLNPKQHDCRFPFSQLSGVGVAFFLIVALRKAFMERGLFAARSLNLKKYLDLVALGTVADVVPLVGVNRILVRAGLEVLSAKNRPGLLSLCECCGIGHREILAEDISFKLAPRINAAGRLGVPRLGVELLLAKDHAGARRAADELERLNTARKQLEGSALAAIEQQCAHQVEAGVDGLAVYHADCHPGVLGILASKIVERFHRPAIIFTDDQQHRAGTNLKGSGRSVAGVHLFHLLEQCNGLIDQFGGHAMAVGLTIDKTLLPSFADLFNRQVTTRHAEVLRQGRGIVIDCHLTDKSILTMEFAWALRLLQPFGEGNPEPTFLLSREQLVQPKGVNGHLRFQLRGANGHVFPGIGFRLAPAGRNFHGSQDLVFHLKRSWFRGTEQTQIQALHLVPH
- the miaB gene encoding tRNA (N6-isopentenyl adenosine(37)-C2)-methylthiotransferase MiaB, translated to MVMSKNLYIKTFGCQMNERDSEIMEQMLAQEGYVPAASPEGADVVLINTCSIREKAEQKVFSLLGQLREEKARNPSLLLGVTGCVAQQEGERIRERMPHVDLIVGTQQIYQLPEMLARLTQGMTTRETATDLEGSFAIPPFQKLLINTPPSPAPHSFRRFVTIMQGCNNYCSYCVVPGTRGREISRPVADIMEEVEILVSQGVKEITLLGQNVNSYGKTNKVADTEVDFPQLLRQVALVNGLRRLRFTTSHPKDLSEALMRCFAEIDILCPHFHLPVQSGSNAVLQRMNRKYTVENYLEKVASLRRLCPDIALATDIIVGFPGETEADFQATMDLLQTVRFHGSFSFKYSDRPHTRSAEFSDKIPEEVKARRLMEFQSLQDSISLERNSESIGREVEVMVESGEGNRLRGRTPANQIVHFTAAPASSLIPGTLARVQIDHAGKHSLKGTLRN
- a CDS encoding DUF4911 domain-containing protein — its product is MTNHALVEWYLCIRPEKISWLRFILEGYDGLALLSTVSAPTGLVRMQTLECRFMETMRLLEALAGDLSPYRREA
- the purB gene encoding adenylosuccinate lyase yields the protein MNRDIYQEPLVSRYTSREMQELFSERFKFTHWRKCWVALAEAQHELGLAAVTAEMVAELKANVDNINFEVAAAKEREIRHDVMAHVFAYGQQCPLAEPIIHLGATSQFVVCNTDLLIQKRALHLIKRALLTVIANLAEFCTRHKDLATLGFTHYQPAQPTTVGKRNTLYLQDLLMDLEYIEQLEGQIKARGAKGTVGTQATFIELFAGDHDKVRELDRLVAQKIGFDQVFAVTGQTYPRKLDMKTAETLAGIGASAHKFAVDLRLLSNLKVQEEPFERKQVGSSAMAYKRNPMRSERMTGLARKLMGLPANFAATAANQWFERTLDDSAIRRMDLAQAFLLTDAILKLYINITNDMVVYPKQVERHLKEELPFMATEKILMACVERGKSRQEMHEVIREHSVAAGLDVKNQGLRNNLLERLADDERVPFDLQELNGLIGNYQQFTGRAAEQTTEFLQEQVAPVLEQYRDLLGDIDATLSV
- the cimA gene encoding citramalate synthase; translation: MARVIELYDTTLRDGTQAENFNLSVDDKIKVCRQLDRIGIDFIEGGWPGSNPLAVEFFKQMQGVALKQARLAAFGSTRHFQKKPDQDANLQALLAAKTPAVTIFGKSWDIHVIDALRIELEDNLQIIEDSLAYLRPHVRHLIYDAEHFFDGFKNNREYCLATLGKAMAGGAETIVLCDTNGGTLPHEIPEIMERVLQYRAEQGSEVRIGIHSHNDSETAVANALMGVHCGADHIQGTINGFGERCGNANLTSIIPALIFKMGLECKVGKRIDQLYTTARMVNELANLPHNRYQPYVGESAFAHKGGIHVSAVQRNPMTYEHIAPEKVGNSRRVLISDQSGKSNVLMKAQKYGLDIEADDPLMTEIISQLKELENQGYQYEAAEASFELLMRRALGLHRDFFQLEAFRVMNHKYDLNKSPYTEATIRLYVDGSEVHTAAMGDGPVNALDRALRKALTRFYPSLEDMELTDYKVRVLTGEYGTGAKVRVLVESKDLEDSWGTVGVSVNIIEASWQALVDSINYKLMKDEKGRC